Part of the Arvicanthis niloticus isolate mArvNil1 chromosome 2, mArvNil1.pat.X, whole genome shotgun sequence genome, AACATTGagtcctaaatgggatatcttcATCAATCTCTTCCCCTCAGGGCTAAGTGGGTTGTGCAGATGAGGCAGAAGAACTGTAATAGCCAGTGGGAATTAGAGACAACAGGGAAGCATGGTCTTATAAGCACCACAGGACTGACATACCCACTGGGTAAAAACGAATCTGTTTCTGCATATATGGATTCTGCAGAGGTTCAAGAAAACTGAGTTCTCAGCACAGGGAAGTGGAATAGACATGAGCATCCATCCCTAATCAAGAAGCTACCTACAAATAACAACTCCTAACAAAGAAATATTTAGTTTATTCCAATGGAGTCTCAAGGAATATACAAATCACACTTAAGGACAGGCCACATACCCAGCTGTAATGGCCAAAACGAAAATGAACTGGGTGTTATTTTTGGAGACATTTTACTAttacaaagttttgttttgtcatttttaactTACTTGTCTTTTGCGTACATGttatgatttctgattttgtgttttaatgtttgagtttgtgtgtatgtgtgcacatacacttcCAGagatttacttttttgttttgttttagtttgctttattgtattttttattttcctctttggtttctcaggagagaaagaagggtggAGAGAGAGCATAATTAGTGGGATCCTGGGAGAACATAAAGGAATGGAAACAAgcaaaatatgttgtatgaaaaaaagaaaagaaaacttttcaacaacaacaaaacaagtcaAATGATATAGGGATAACTACATGTCAGGCTCTGTTTTAACATCTTTATGCATTTCTAGGTTATGGAGTTTCAGGTTGTCACTGTTTTCTCTTGAAATGACTTCAATAATTTTCATCTCCCAATTTCAAGCACATATTTATTTTGCCAACCAGTGTCAattaaactttgaaaataaaagtattccaacagttaaaacttttcaaataattaattattcaaattaaagaataaaattaaactgCTTTTATTTGCAATATATCTACATTCAGTAGTCTTCTCAGAGTGAATGTGTGAACTCTGAAGCATAAATTCTCACGCCCATTATTGATGTCCTCTGTACTAAACTGTGTCATTACATTGTAAAGAGTTAAGGGCATATTTGTTCAATATATTATcgaatgtttttattcttttcattgagTTGTACAGgtgtattatttgtttgtttgtttctttgtttgagtaattgattgattggttgactGATTGATTGTGTTGATGTGGGAGGTAAGGTAGGGTGTATGTCTGTTGGCATGTGTGCCTGATACAGcacatgtgagtatatgtgaagGATAAATCATGTTTATGCCTTTTAATATTCATGCAGAGCCAATCAAAGTCACACTTTTATAACTATATATTATGTTCTACCTTATTTTCATAGAATAAATCTCCACTGAACCTTAAACTCACTGTTCTTCATTTGAATCCACAATGAAGTAAAACTCTCAAATTCAAAGATCCCCTGTGAGCCAGCATTGGATTAAGAATGTGCTTCTGTGCTTAGTTATGACATTAAAAGTAATGGAAACTAAATCTCAAACCATTTTGTTGGCATAAGAAGTATCCTTACCCACTGaagtagaatattttaaaatttatcagaaACCACTATTAATCTCTTCCACATTTTCTTGATAGCATTCTTCATTTCCTTATTTCTGAAAGTGTAAACCATAGGATTTAACAATGGAGTCAGGACATTGATAAATATAAGCATGTTTTTCTCAAAGGAGAATGCAGATGTAGGTCTTGCATATATTAATAGACATGGGacaaaacacaaaagcacaaCAATTATATGGGATCCACATGTCGAAAGAGCTTTACGTCGACCTTCAGAGCTGTGGGATCTCAGAGAGAACAAGATGACACCATAGGAGACAAGCAATAAGGAGAAGATTATAATGCATATAGCCCCACTGTTGGCAAATATCAAAAAGACATAAATATGTGTATCAGTGCAGGCAAGCTTCAGCAATGGGAACAAGTCACACATGTAATGATCAATGACATTGGGGCCACAGAAAGGCAACTGCAATGTGAAGATAATTTGTATGATAGAATGCAAGAAGCCTCCTACCCAGGATACCACTACTAAAATTCCACAGAGCCTTCGGGTCATGATGGAAGAGTAATGAAGGGGCTTGCAAATGGctacatagcggtcataggccatggaTGCCAAGACAATCACTTCTGCCCCAGTGAAAAAGTGGACTGTAAACAGTTGTATCATACAACATTCGAAAGAGATGGTCTTCCTTTCATAGAAGCAGTCTATAATTATCTTGGGTGTGACAGTAGAAGAAGTGAATGCATCCAATAAAGACAGGAATATCAAGAAAAAGTACATGGGAGAGCCCAGCAGTGCAGGGCTATAGATGATGGTCACCACAATTATGATGTTGCCGCCAATAGTTGCAAGGtagataaacaaaaataaaacaaatagtatTTTCTCCACATTCAGGTTCTGTGAAAGCCCCAGGAGTATG contains:
- the LOC117704631 gene encoding olfactory receptor 4C15-like, yielding MQNQSFVTEFILLGLSQNLNVEKILFVLFLFIYLATIGGNIIIVVTIIYSPALLGSPMYFFLIFLSLLDAFTSSTVTPKIIIDCFYERKTISFECCMIQLFTVHFFTGAEVIVLASMAYDRYVAICKPLHYSSIMTRRLCGILVVVSWVGGFLHSIIQIIFTLQLPFCGPNVIDHYMCDLFPLLKLACTDTHIYVFLIFANSGAICIIIFSLLLVSYGVILFSLRSHSSEGRRKALSTCGSHIIVVLLCFVPCLLIYARPTSAFSFEKNMLIFINVLTPLLNPMVYTFRNKEMKNAIKKMWKRLIVVSDKF